One genomic segment of Musa acuminata AAA Group cultivar baxijiao chromosome BXJ3-3, Cavendish_Baxijiao_AAA, whole genome shotgun sequence includes these proteins:
- the LOC135580989 gene encoding ENHANCER OF AG-4 protein 2-like, with protein MAPGRRRGGNRVKAMGQLKTGDLVLAKVKGYPSWPAKISSPKDFDRSPDPRKYFVQFFGTSEIAFVVPADIQVLTNESKSKLAARCQGKTVKYFARAVEEICEAFEELNKKHSAGSEQDVESTSAALASPSISDSEDSKHQYEASHLEDLEQKHNVNDELLGAEYGQEGIASSDMGFGGSGTLLTRKKTSSNGVQIAKEKKLPVSVSDSHAFSGKEKLTHTNSNDGKKNELEMPPKIGIAERQPKGSAADEPQESSNHNDENELQDKDAGNALKVLAIDHRTTKVSEKKQKLDNASGVKRNTTLQKQLNSYGKGNKLPGQGNKGAISCDRGREPSKNASSGTDSKNAKISKSLKRPKEHSIEKEKLHSDLRKDVADASNEHDYDALSSSGESTEEIFQGINRRRKLDACKDSLPAKRSKVAGENGDKCKSSRHSDLSCDVKSKSDKVVKTKKSELSVKTEGSLIPEMEIHHGGMLVARDEAVRPTTKHSHVTNAVADPATKTAASTIQTSSRFVKDETHDRSVNMTVRYRRRSYRFDDDDEVERKTPIHKESASNLVLAHSDISVSEQKFHSVREGNRDSPSSNAVAGKPGITRDLKSSAGMSLPVKMAEKMKDRIETTERAQSSQSPNNPEYQKSSFGDSRPPNVSPKVSVALDDELNSTDQISANPYTKALVSSSGKKSQIVLSKLSNHQSESLRSSHRRATPEKVKASGKSVNAKATSKCNMHINVLTENRTDNKLPVEQNYEKNVLGKKRLEPAKEEKLTSHNESIFSDTTKSMKHLIAAAQAKRREAQSRYLPPIPTLSSTPDVFHGRSPSPATPIPFSSSHSVQKDMRGTYASTPFDSPSAVYQDFSLANKVEVEEYEHRISPEYRPPGGSLSGGTEAAVARDALEGMIETLSRTKDSIGRATRLAIECAKYGIAGEIVELLIQKLESEPSFHRRIDLFFLVDSITQCSHSQKGIAGSSYIPTVQAALPRLLGAAAPPGAGARENRRQCLKVLKLWLGRKIMPESLLHRYIDDIEVPNDDVCAGLFLRRPSRAERSVDDPIREMEGMHVDEYGSNATFQLPGLLSSCVFEDEEDPLITLRRNSGNEMPVESDNTLEELDTYAITPSDRHHHILKDVDGELEMEDATLSKDDKDIMRNDHQKIELQHQDSSVSLKATSANPSELPPLPTSPPPPLDSPPPPPPPPPLPSSPPPSPPPPPPLSPSLNPPPPPPPLPLPGPTSLPSVPLPPVLSSSSPALFYPPMQEEFRMPNGKHLVHMAGNSAMQGQETSLKSEVVPQQCPNFMENGMNNTQSLNNFTSSRPFEYGHNDMYLAPHTSSHIHQFQQGNASFHQRPYHSLPPSQTPSSYPLPNVQIPAGHFPHVTPMSQQPVQQPYNPYSLPSVSNSHRQYVSDEQRRAHSSDFSPDNQHAAWVSGARPSCSGAPHVQDGLMRSSMERPLSNSMGVHNPIPSGGPVQGHGFPQVLPGRPNIPGLNCWRPG; from the exons ATGGCTCCCGGGCGGAGGAGAGGTGGGAACCGGGTTAAGGCCATGGGGCAGCTCAAGACGGGGGATCTCGTTCTCGCGAAGGTTAAGGGGTACCCTTCTTGGCCCGCGAAG ATAAGCAGCCCCAAAGATTTTGATCGATCACCAGATCCTAGGAAGTACTTTGTTCAGTTCTTCGGTACTTCGGAAAT TGCTTTTGTTGTACCAGCTGACATTCAGGTGCTTACTAATGAGTCAAAGAGTAAGTTGGCAGCTCGTTGCCAGGGTAAAACAGTTAAGTACTTTGCTCGTGCTGTGGAGGAGATATGTGAGGCTTTTGAAGAACTGAACAAGAAACATTCAGCAGGATCAGAGCAGGATGTTGAAAGCACCAGTGCTGCCCTTGCATCTCCCTCAATCAGTGATTCTGAAGATAGCAAGCATCAATATGAGGCATCTCACTTGGAAGACCTGGAACAAAAACATAATGTGAATGATGAGCTGCTTGGAGCGGAGTATGGTCAGGAGGGAATTGCGTCCTCTGATATGGGTTTTGGTGGATCTGGAACTCTCTTGACAAGAAAAAAAACTTCAAGCAATGGTGTTCAGATTGCAAAGGAAAAGAAACTTCCAGTTTCTGTGTCAGATTCTCATGCTTTTTCTGGTAAGGAGAAATTGACACATACTAATTCCAATGATGGTAAGAAAAATGAACTGGAGATGCCACCCAAAATAGGAATTGCAGAGCGACAACCAAAAGGCTCTGCTGCTGATGAACCTCAGGAGTCCAGTAATCACAACGATGAAAATGAACTTCAGGACAAAGATGCAGGTAATGCTTTGAAGGTTCTAGCAATTGATCATCGAACCACAAAGGTCTCAGAGAAGAAACAAAAACTGGACAATGCTTCTGGAGTTAAAAGAAACACGACTTTACAAAAGCAGTTGAATTCTTATGGAAAGGGAAACAAGCTGCCTGGACAGGGAAATAAAGGGGCCATTTCATGTGACCGTGGCAGAGAACCATCTAAAAATGCTTCAAGTGGTACTGACTCAAAAAATGCCAAGATATCAAAGAGTCTGAAAAGACCTAAGGAACATTCTATTGAAAAAGAAAAGTTGCATAGTGATCTGAGGAAGGACGTAGCAGATGCTTCCAATGAACATGACTATGATGCGTTGAGTTCTTCTGGTGAATCAACAGAGGAGATATTTCAGGGTATAAATAGAAGGCGTAAGTTGGATGCATGCAAAGATTCACTGCCAGCTAAAAGATCAAAAGTAGCAGGAGAGAATGGTGACAAGTGCAAGAGCTCAAGGCATAGTGATTTATCTTGTGATGTCAAAAGTAAAAGTGATAAAGTTGTAAAGACAAAAAAATCTGAACTTTCCGTGAAAACTGAAGGTTCCTTAATACCGGAGATGGAAATACATCATGGTGGGATGCTTGTTGCACGTGATGAGGCTGTCCGTCCGACAACCAAACATTCTCATGTCACGAATGCAGTTGCTGATCCCGCCACTAAAACTGCTGCAAGTACAATTCAAACTAGTTCTCGCTTTGTAAAAGATGAAACACATGACAGATCCGTTAATATGACTGTCCGATACAGGCGTCGATCATAtagatttgatgatgatgatgaggtggAGCGGAAGACTCCAATTCATAAAGAATCTGCAAGCAACTTGGTTTTAGCACATTCTGACATCTCAGTTTCTGAACAGAAATTTCACTCTGTGAGGGAGGGTAACAGAGATTCTCCATCGAGTAATGCTGTGGCTGGAAAGCCTGGTATAACCAGGGATTTGAAATCTTCTGCCGGCATGTCATTGCCTGTCAAGATGGCTGAGAAAATGAAGGATAGGATAGAAACAACTGAAAGAGCTCAGAGTTCTCAAAGTCCTAACAATCCAGAATATCAGAAGTCATCATTTGGTGATTCTAGACCACCCAATGTTTCACCCAAGGTATCTGTTGCTCTGGATGATGAATTGAATTCGACAGATCAAATATCTGCAAACCCATATACAAAAGCCTTGGTTTCTTCTTCAGGAAAGAAATCTCAGATTGTTCTATCCAAACTCTCAAACCACCAATCTGAGAGCTTGAGATCCTCCCATAGGCGAGCTACACCAGAAAAAGTTAAGGCATCAGGTAAATCAGTTAACGCAAAGGCAACCTCAAAATGCAACATGCACATTAATGTGCTTACTGAAAACAGGACTGATAACAAACTTCCTGTGGAACAAAATTATGAAAAGAATGTTCTAGGAAAGAAAAG ATTGGAACCTGCTAAGGAAGAGAAATTAACAAGCCATAATGAATCTATATTTTCTGATACCACTAAGTCAATGAAGCACCTTATAGCAGCTGCTCAAGCAAAAAGGAGAGAAGCACAATCACGATACCTGCCTCCTATTCCTACTTTATCATCGACTCCTGATGTGTTCCATGGAAGGAGTCCAAGTCCTGCTACTCCAATTCCCTTTTCATCATCACATTCTGTTCAGAAAGATATGAGAGGAACTTATGCTTCCACGCCTTTTGATTCTCCATCTGCTGTTTATCAGGATTTTTCTTTAGCaaacaaagtggaagtcgaagaaTATGAGCACAGGATTAGTCCTGAATACAGGCCACCAGGTGGTTCACTAAGTGGTGGTACTGAAGCTGCTGTCGCACGTGATGCTTTAGAGGGTATGATAGAAACACTTTCAAGGACAAAGGATAGTATTGGACGTGCAACTCGTCTTGCGATTGAGTGTGCCAAATATGGTATTGCTGGCGAG ATTGTGGAGCTACTTATTCAGAAGTTGGAGAGTGAACCTAGCTTTCATCGTAGAATTGATCTCTTTTTCCTTGTCGACTCTATCACTCAATGCTCACATTCTCAGAAAG GGATTGCTGGATCATCATATATTCCTACTGTACAAGCAGCATTACCACGCCTGTTGGGGGCTGCTGCACCACCTGGGGCTGGTGCTCGTGAGAATCGTCGTCAGTGTCTCAAG GTTTTGAAGCTATGGCTTGGGAGGAAAATTATGCCAGAATCTCTCCTTCATAGATACATTGATGATATTGAGGTTCCCAATGATGATGTGTGTGCTGGACTCTTTCTGAGACGCCCATCACGAGCTGAGAGGTCCGTGGATGATCCAATCAGAGAAATGGAAGGCATGCATGTAGATGAGTATGGAAG CAATGCAACATTTCAACTTCCTGGATTGTTATCATCTTGTGTTTTTGAAGATGAGGAAGATCCTCTTATCACTCTTCGCAGAAATTCTGGCAATGAAATGCCAGTTGAATCTGACAATACTTTGGAAGAATTAGATACATATGCAATCACACCCAGCGACAGACATCATCATATACTAAAGGATGTAGATGGTGAACTTGAAATGGAAGATGCTACTTTGTCCAAAGATGATAAAGACATCATGAGAAATGATCATCAAAAAATTGAATTACAGCATCAGGACTCTAGTGTATCCTTGAAAGCAACATCTGCTAATCCGAGCGAGCTGCCCCCTCTACCTACTTCTCCTCCACCTCCTTTGGAttctccaccaccaccgccacctccaCCGCCATTGCCTTCTTCACCACCACCGtcgcctcctccaccaccaccattgTCACCATCCCTAAACCCGCCTCCAcccccaccaccactaccactACCTGGACCGACATCGCTGCCTTCTGTTCCACTTCCACCTGTGCTGTCATCATCCTCACCAGCTTTGTTTTATCCCCCTATGCAGGAAGAATTCAGAATGCCAAAC GGCAAACATTTAGTTCATATGGCTGGTAACTCTGCAATGCAGGGACAGGAAACTTCTCTGAAGAGTGAAGTGGTTCCGCAGCAGTGtccaaactttatggaaaatggaATGAACAATACACAGTCTCTAAATAACTTTACGTCCTCTAGGCCATTTGAATATGGGCATAATGATATGTATTTAGCTCCTCACACTTCTAGTCACATTCACCAGTTTCAACAAGGAAATGCATCCTTCCACCAAAGACCTTACCATTCACTTCCCCCTTCACAAACTCCCTCCAGTTATCCCCTTCCAAATGTACAAATTCCTGCTGGACATTTTCCGCATGTTACTCCAATGAGTCAACAACCAGTACAGCAACCTTACAATCCTTACTCGTTACCATCTGTTTCTAATAGTCACAGACAATATGTGTCTGATGAGCAAAGGAGAGCACATTCTAGTGATTTTAGCCCCGATAATCAGCATGCTGCTTGGGTGTCTGGAGCAAGACCATCATGCTCAGGGGCTCCTCATGTGCAGGATG GGCTTATGAGGTCTAGCATGGAAAGACCGTTGTCTAACTCAATGGGAGTGCATAATCCTATACCATCTGGAGGTCCAGTTCAAG GCCATGGTTTTCCCCAAGTGCTTCCAGGAAGGCCGAATATTCCTGGTCTTAATTGTTGGAGACCAGGTTAA